Proteins from a genomic interval of Lacticaseibacillus pabuli:
- a CDS encoding RluA family pseudouridine synthase produces MGVEYTNQDGKGRIDKVLSEAFSDYTRSQLQNWITAGRVTVDGAKVRPALKLKGGEHIVIDPPEPEPLDTIPEDIPIDIVYEDDDVLVVNKPQGMVVHPAPGHRTGTLVNAVLYHSKLGVINDVIRPGIVHRIDKDTSGLLMIAKTQLAQDSLSAQLKAKTNKREYLALVHGNIKENSGTIDAPLGRDHRDRKKFAVIDGGRHAVTHFTVLERFGNYTLIRCKLETGRTHQIRVHMAYIHHPLAGDPVYGPSRTLPGNGQFLHAATLGFKHPRTGEELEFSVPVPPIFQERLDELRRGIDKTRRIK; encoded by the coding sequence ATGGGTGTCGAATATACCAATCAGGACGGCAAGGGGCGCATCGATAAAGTGCTGAGCGAGGCCTTTAGCGACTACACACGCTCCCAGCTGCAGAACTGGATAACCGCCGGACGTGTCACAGTAGATGGCGCCAAGGTGCGCCCAGCGCTGAAACTCAAGGGTGGGGAACACATCGTGATTGATCCACCCGAACCAGAACCACTCGATACGATTCCCGAAGACATCCCCATCGATATCGTCTACGAAGATGACGACGTGCTCGTCGTCAACAAGCCCCAAGGTATGGTCGTGCATCCAGCCCCAGGTCACCGCACCGGAACACTGGTGAACGCCGTGTTGTACCACAGCAAGCTGGGCGTCATCAACGATGTCATTCGGCCTGGGATTGTGCACCGCATCGATAAGGACACGTCTGGTCTTTTGATGATTGCTAAAACCCAGCTTGCACAAGACAGCCTGTCCGCGCAGCTCAAGGCCAAAACCAACAAACGTGAGTACCTTGCCCTAGTCCATGGCAACATCAAGGAAAATTCCGGCACGATTGATGCACCACTCGGCCGCGACCATCGTGATCGCAAGAAGTTCGCAGTCATCGATGGCGGGCGGCATGCCGTGACGCACTTCACAGTTCTCGAGCGTTTTGGCAACTACACGCTAATTCGCTGCAAACTGGAAACGGGCCGCACCCACCAAATTCGCGTGCACATGGCCTACATTCACCACCCGCTGGCGGGGGACCCAGTTTACGGTCCTAGCCGCACGCTACCCGGCAACGGGCAGTTCTTGCACGCCGCCACCTTGGGTTTCAAGCATCCGCGAACGGGTGAGGAACTCGAATTTTCAGTCCCCGTACCACCGATTTTTCAGGAACGTCTGGACGAATTACGCCGTGGTATTGACAAAACTCGCAGGATTAAATAA